The following are from one region of the Vidua macroura isolate BioBank_ID:100142 chromosome 15, ASM2450914v1, whole genome shotgun sequence genome:
- the INSYN2B gene encoding protein INSYN2B, with product MAQQNMKMRPVLLKRNSLDSADFMRHPQHRRTKSQQVRFKDDGVSTKAELEANAARDTALTTGKTEIFRDHNFLLTQSPTFPRAQKGLRNIAIQTSPSLRKHFPVFKRKKLTVSKSLTEMPAEPANSIQVNGTLCEPDILSSELCYLRISHDLEDGCRNSEVGLGQRSSKAQTNGPRYSGDFSVSDKTTASTQVPEYIHVSFPQDRNVPLDAPDTTTASSNSLHSSTVINSNESHENSTLSSDSDRAEPCLSNSVSCSECNPHSAAPEVEKSDSEPPAASKDASSKETTPVSPPSNHSSSPCFLRDCHQAGEHKPGSSCVMLPRDDCPPVSLPSSNASKPCLSCNTEIQKNSTQSDVSQCNSCLEGFHIKSYPPRNEVNPQSNKEINEINQIHLAHGELCALQGRLQSVEESLQSNQEKIKVLLNVIQDLEKSRALSEGRNFYHTGQDLNNCSTCQNTACIIYSVEYDFRQQEGRFHQILETLDNAEQNPASASPQKPPPDPPAPEKKELRRKTKKVKRKCFWWI from the exons ATGGCCcagcaaaacatgaaaatgcGACCAGTGCTACTGAAGAGGAACAGTCTGGACTCAGCAGATTTTATGAGACACCCCCAGCACCGCAGGACCAAATCCCAGCAAGTCCGGTTCAAGGATGATGGTGTCAGCaccaaggcagagctggaggccaaTGCTGCCCGAGACACAGCACTCACTActggaaaaactgaaatatttaggGATCACAATTTTTTGCTAACTCAGTCTCCAACTTTTCCAAGGGCTCAGAAGGGGCTTCGGAATATTGCCATACAAACTTCTCCCAGCCTCAGGAAACACTTCcctgtttttaaaaggaaaaagctgacAGTAAGCAAATCACTGACAGAAATGCCAGCAGAGCCTGCAAACTCTATCCAGGTAAATGGCACCCTTTGTGAACCAGACATTCTGTCCTCAGAGCTCTGCTACTTGAGGATAAGTCATGACTTGGAGGATGGATGCAGGAATAGTGAGGTGGGCTTGGGTCAGAGGTCATCAAAAGCACAAACCAATGGACCGAGGTACTCGGGTGATTTCTCAGTGTCAGACAAGACAACTGCGTCTACACAGGTGCCTGAATACATTCATGTGAGTTTCCCACAGGACAGAAACGTTCCCCTGGACGCACCAGACACAACCACAGCTTCAAGTAATTCACTGCATTCTTCTACTGTCATCAACAGCAACGAAAGTCATGAAAACAGCACACTGTCATCTGATTCTGACAGAGCAGAGCCTTGCCTGAGCAATTCTGTGAGCTGCAGTGAATGTAACCCCcactctgctgctcctgaagTGGAGAAAAGCGATTCTGAGCCGCCTGCAGCCAGCAAAGATGCCAGCAGTAAGGAAACCACTCCAGTGTCACCCCCATCAAATCACAGCTCATCTCCCTGTTTCCTCAGAGACTGTCACCAGGCAGGAGAGCACAAGCCAGGTTCCAGCTGTGTGATGTTACCACGTGATGATTGCCCACCAGTGTCACTGCCCAGCAGCAATGCATCCAAACCATGTCTGTCATGTAATACTGAGATCCAGAAAAATTCCACCCAGTCAGATGTTTCCCAGTGTAACAGCTGTTTAGAAGGATTTCACATAAAGTCTTATCCGCCAAGGAATGAAGTAAACCCGCAAAGCAACAAAGAGATTAATGAAATTAATCAAATTCACTTGGCACATGGAGAACTCTGTGCCCTACAAGGCAGGCTGCAGTCTGTAGAGGAATCCTTGCAGTCCAACCAGGAGAAGATTAAAGTCCTTTTGAATGTAATCCAAGACCTGGAAAAATCCAGAGCCCTCAGTGAAGG GCGTAACTTCTACCACACTGGGCAGGACCTCAACAACTGCAGCACCTGTCAGAACACGGCGTGCATCATCTACAG tgTAGAATATGACTTCAGACAACAAGAAGGAAGATTTCATCAGATTTTGGAAACACTGGACAATGCAGAACAAAATCCAGCTTCAGCTTCACCTCAGAAGCCACCACCTGATCCTCCAGCTCCCGAGAAAAAGGAGTTaaggagaaagacaaaaaaggtgaaaagaaaatgcttctggTGGATTTGA